A single genomic interval of Streptomyces sp. 1222.5 harbors:
- a CDS encoding metal ABC transporter ATP-binding protein has product MGEPVITMRAVTAELGARPVLRGMDLTVGRGEVVALLGANGSGKSTAIRTIIGQVPVSGGGIELFGTERRSFRDWSRVGYVPQRTTAAGGVPATVTEIVSAGRLSRTRFGVFRRSDRQAVRRALELVGMADRAKDSADALSGGQHQRVLIARALVAEPELLIMDEPMAGVDLASQEVLARTLEQQVASGTTVLLVLHELGPLEPLIDRAVVLRDGCVLHDGPPPRAVGQHALPGHDHVHPHAPAGAEPIRTGLLS; this is encoded by the coding sequence ATGGGCGAGCCCGTCATCACCATGCGCGCGGTGACCGCCGAACTCGGCGCGCGTCCCGTGCTGCGCGGCATGGATCTCACCGTCGGCCGCGGCGAGGTCGTCGCGCTGCTCGGCGCCAACGGCTCGGGGAAGTCCACGGCGATCCGCACGATCATCGGCCAGGTGCCGGTCAGCGGCGGCGGCATCGAACTCTTCGGCACCGAGCGCCGGTCCTTCCGCGACTGGTCGCGGGTGGGCTACGTACCGCAGCGCACCACCGCCGCGGGCGGCGTCCCGGCGACCGTGACCGAGATCGTCTCCGCCGGCCGGCTGTCGCGCACCCGTTTCGGCGTCTTCCGCAGGAGCGACCGGCAGGCGGTGCGCCGGGCCCTGGAGCTGGTCGGCATGGCGGACCGCGCCAAGGACTCGGCGGACGCCCTCTCCGGCGGCCAGCACCAGCGGGTGCTGATCGCCCGCGCGCTGGTCGCCGAACCCGAACTGCTGATCATGGACGAGCCGATGGCGGGCGTCGACCTGGCCAGCCAGGAGGTGCTCGCACGGACGCTGGAGCAGCAGGTGGCGTCCGGTACGACCGTCCTCCTCGTGCTGCACGAACTGGGCCCGCTGGAGCCCCTGATCGATCGGGCGGTCGTCCTGCGCGACGGCTGCGTCCTGCACGACGGCCCACCGCCCCGCGCGGTCGGCCAGCACGCCCTGCCCGGCCACGACCATGTGCACCCGCACGCACCGGCGGGCGCCGAACCGATCCGCACGGGACTGCTGAGCTGA
- a CDS encoding aldo/keto reductase, with amino-acid sequence MTMRTRTLGTTGPQVSALGLGCMGMSALYGDTDRAESVATVHAALEAGVTLLDTGDFYAMGHNEMLLGEALRTAPPTRREQALVSVKFGALRDPDGNWSGYDGRPAAVKNFAAYSLQRLGVDHIDVYRIARLDPDVPIEETVGAIAELIEKGYVRHVGLSEVGAETVRRAAATAPIADLQIEYSLISRGIERDILPTTRELGIGITAYGVLSRGLISGHFSRDRQLAAGDFRAHSPRFQGDNLQHNLNLVDALRKIAEQKGVSVAQIAIAWVLSRGEDIVPLVGARTRERLTESLGALDVTLEAADLAAIEEAVPADAAAGDRYPTAQMAHLDSER; translated from the coding sequence ATGACGATGCGAACCCGAACCCTCGGAACCACCGGCCCCCAGGTCTCCGCCCTCGGCCTCGGCTGCATGGGCATGTCCGCGCTGTACGGCGACACCGACCGCGCGGAGTCCGTCGCGACCGTCCACGCCGCCCTGGAGGCGGGCGTCACCCTGCTGGACACCGGCGACTTCTACGCCATGGGGCACAACGAGATGCTGCTCGGCGAGGCCCTGCGCACCGCCCCGCCGACCCGCCGCGAACAGGCGCTGGTCAGCGTGAAGTTCGGCGCCCTGCGCGACCCCGACGGCAACTGGAGCGGCTACGACGGCCGCCCCGCCGCCGTGAAGAACTTCGCCGCCTACTCCCTCCAGCGCCTCGGCGTTGACCACATCGACGTCTACCGGATCGCCCGCCTCGACCCGGACGTACCGATCGAGGAGACCGTCGGCGCGATCGCCGAGCTGATCGAGAAGGGGTACGTCCGCCACGTGGGCCTCAGCGAGGTCGGCGCCGAGACCGTCCGGCGGGCCGCCGCCACCGCCCCGATCGCCGACCTCCAGATCGAGTACTCACTCATCTCCCGCGGCATCGAGCGGGACATCCTGCCCACCACGCGGGAACTGGGCATCGGCATCACCGCGTACGGCGTCCTCTCGCGCGGACTCATCTCCGGCCACTTCTCCCGCGACCGGCAGCTGGCCGCGGGCGACTTCCGCGCCCACTCGCCCCGCTTCCAGGGCGACAACCTCCAGCACAACCTGAACCTGGTCGACGCCCTGCGCAAGATCGCCGAGCAGAAGGGCGTGAGCGTCGCACAGATCGCCATCGCCTGGGTGCTCTCCCGGGGCGAGGACATCGTGCCGCTGGTCGGCGCCCGCACCCGCGAGCGGCTCACCGAGTCGCTGGGCGCGCTGGACGTCACCCTGGAGGCGGCCGACCTCGCGGCGATCGAGGAGGCCGTCCCGGCGGACGCGGCGGCCGGCGACCGCTACCCGACCGCGCAGATGGCACACCTCGACAGCGAGCGCTGA
- a CDS encoding metal ABC transporter substrate-binding protein yields MNVRRRLIPAAAVGAVTALGIGSLTACSGDSAAAAGTGKFDVVTSFYPMTFLAERIGGSHVHVTSLTTPGQEPHDLELSPRQIGGLEKSDAVLYLKNLQPAVDRAVAQSPVGTKIDAATLTTLENHGTEVGGHAATHDSHDDEESGGKDPHIWLDPVRYAQVARGVGHAFAKADPKHAADYEKNTAELVERLNGLDRQFRDGLAHTADKVFITTHAAFGYLAERYGLTEEAVNGLDPESEPSAARVKDLERMARADGVTTVFYETLVSDETAKTVAHDTGLRTDVLDPIEGITGKSRGTDYFAVQRANLKALQRALGAE; encoded by the coding sequence ATGAACGTACGACGACGCCTCATACCCGCCGCCGCGGTCGGCGCGGTCACCGCACTCGGGATCGGCAGCCTCACCGCATGCTCCGGCGACAGCGCGGCGGCGGCCGGCACCGGCAAGTTCGACGTCGTCACGTCCTTCTACCCGATGACGTTCCTCGCCGAGCGGATCGGCGGCAGCCACGTCCACGTAACCAGTCTCACCACTCCCGGCCAGGAACCGCACGACCTGGAGCTCAGCCCCCGGCAGATCGGCGGCCTGGAGAAGTCCGACGCGGTCCTGTACCTGAAGAACCTCCAGCCCGCCGTCGACCGGGCGGTGGCCCAGTCGCCGGTCGGGACCAAGATCGACGCTGCCACGCTGACCACGCTGGAGAACCACGGCACCGAGGTCGGCGGCCACGCGGCCACGCACGACTCCCACGACGACGAGGAGTCCGGCGGCAAGGACCCGCACATCTGGCTCGACCCGGTGCGCTACGCCCAGGTCGCCCGCGGCGTCGGCCACGCCTTCGCCAAGGCCGACCCGAAGCACGCCGCCGACTACGAGAAGAACACCGCCGAGCTGGTCGAGCGGCTGAACGGCCTGGACCGGCAGTTCCGGGACGGCCTCGCGCACACGGCGGACAAGGTCTTCATCACCACCCACGCCGCCTTCGGCTACCTCGCCGAGCGCTACGGCCTCACCGAGGAGGCCGTCAACGGCCTGGACCCCGAGTCGGAGCCCAGCGCCGCGCGCGTGAAGGACCTGGAGCGGATGGCCCGGGCCGACGGCGTCACCACCGTCTTCTACGAAACGCTCGTCAGCGACGAGACCGCGAAGACCGTCGCGCACGACACGGGTCTGAGGACAGACGTCCTCGACCCGATCGAGGGCATCACCGGCAAGTCCCGCGGCACCGACTACTTCGCGGTCCAGCGGGCCAACCTCAAGGCGCTCCAGCGGGCACTGGGCGCCGAATGA
- a CDS encoding TetR/AcrR family transcriptional regulator, which translates to MAPTSETLTAERILEATEEVLRRHGPAKATVVDVARALGVSHGSVYRHFRTKAALREAVTKRWLDRTSLKLAGIVADGGSPQERLRSWLAALFEAKRHKAGDDPELFATYTVLTDENGTVVGEHITELTAQLTGIIAAGAGSGAFSVADPAAAARAVFQATGRFHDPCYAREWTAPGIDEEFTAVVDLLLRGLGPTTR; encoded by the coding sequence ATGGCACCGACCAGCGAGACCCTGACCGCCGAGCGCATCCTCGAAGCGACCGAGGAAGTGCTGCGCCGCCACGGCCCGGCCAAGGCCACCGTGGTCGACGTGGCCCGCGCGCTCGGCGTCAGCCACGGCAGTGTCTACCGGCACTTCCGCACCAAGGCCGCGCTGCGCGAGGCCGTCACCAAGCGCTGGCTGGACCGCACCTCGCTGAAGCTCGCCGGGATCGTCGCCGACGGCGGGAGCCCGCAGGAGCGGCTGCGGTCGTGGCTGGCGGCGCTGTTCGAGGCCAAGCGGCACAAGGCGGGCGACGATCCCGAACTCTTCGCCACCTACACGGTGCTGACCGACGAGAACGGCACGGTCGTCGGCGAGCACATAACCGAGCTGACCGCCCAGCTGACCGGGATCATCGCGGCGGGGGCCGGGTCGGGCGCCTTCTCCGTCGCCGATCCGGCCGCCGCGGCCCGCGCCGTCTTCCAGGCGACCGGCCGCTTCCACGACCCCTGCTACGCGCGGGAGTGGACCGCCCCCGGAATCGACGAGGAGTTCACAGCCGTCGTGGACCTGCTGCTCCGCGGCCTGGGCCCGACGACCCGGTGA
- a CDS encoding helix-turn-helix transcriptional regulator has protein sequence MTTLSQEPAARPTARGAEIRRHELAAFLRSRRERIKPEQVGLPRGTRRRTPGLRREEVAQLSAVGVTWYTWLEQARDIQVSVQVLDALARTLRLDAGERAHLFQLAGATDPSPAASCPSVTPALREMLRRLDPIPACVQNSRYDILAYNRTYGRLLGDLDAIPPEDRNCILLVYTSEEWQSAVVHLEQTQRLMAARLRASLAGHLGEPAWKMLLRRLEESPEFRENWERYEVVAGRSRTKEFLNPHVGRLSLEHTDLWLGPEAGARMVTYTPRDEETRERLERLYDLARAD, from the coding sequence ATGACGACCCTGTCCCAGGAGCCCGCCGCGCGGCCGACCGCCCGGGGCGCGGAGATCCGCCGGCACGAGCTGGCCGCCTTCCTGCGCAGCCGCCGCGAGCGCATCAAGCCCGAGCAGGTGGGGCTGCCGCGCGGCACCCGCCGCCGTACGCCGGGACTGCGCCGGGAGGAGGTGGCCCAGCTCTCCGCGGTCGGCGTCACCTGGTACACGTGGCTGGAGCAGGCCCGCGACATCCAGGTCTCCGTCCAGGTCCTGGACGCCCTCGCGCGGACCCTGCGGCTGGACGCCGGCGAGCGCGCCCACCTCTTCCAGCTGGCCGGCGCCACCGACCCGTCGCCCGCGGCGAGCTGCCCGAGCGTGACCCCGGCCCTGCGCGAGATGCTGCGCCGGCTGGACCCGATCCCGGCCTGCGTCCAGAACAGCCGGTACGACATCCTCGCCTACAACCGCACCTACGGGCGCCTGCTGGGCGACCTGGACGCGATCCCGCCCGAGGACCGCAACTGCATCCTGCTCGTGTACACCAGCGAGGAGTGGCAGTCGGCGGTCGTGCACCTGGAGCAGACCCAGCGCCTGATGGCCGCCCGGCTGCGCGCCTCCCTGGCCGGCCACCTCGGCGAGCCCGCCTGGAAGATGCTGCTCAGGCGGCTGGAGGAGTCACCGGAGTTCCGCGAGAACTGGGAGCGGTACGAGGTGGTCGCCGGCCGCTCCAGGACCAAGGAGTTCCTCAACCCCCACGTCGGCCGTCTCAGCCTGGAGCACACCGACCTGTGGCTCGGCCCGGAGGCGGGCGCCCGGATGGTGACGTACACCCCGCGCGACGAGGAGACCCGGGAGCGCCTGGAGCGGCTCTACGACCTCGCGCGGGCGGACTGA
- a CDS encoding glycine--tRNA ligase — MAADKIDTIVSLSKRRGFVFPCSEIYGGQRAAWDYGPLGVELKENIKRQWWRYMVTSREDVVGIDSSVILASEVWVASGHVATFTDPLTECTSCHKRFRADHLEEAYEEKKGHAPANGLADINCPNCGNKGQFTEPKQFSGLLSTHLGPTQDSGSVAYLRPETAQGIFTNFAQVQTTSRRKPPFGIAQMGKSFRNEITPGNFIFRTREFEQMEMEFFVKPGEDEKWQEYWMEQRWNWYTGLGLRTENMRWYEHPKEKLSHYSKRTADIEYRFQFGGSEWGELEGVANRTDYDLGAHSKASGQDLSYFDQEAGERWTPYVIEPAAGVGRAMLAFLLDAYVEDEAPNAKGKMEKRTVLRLDHRLAPVKVAVLPLSRNPELSPKAKGLAQALRQNWNIEFDDAGAIGRRYRRQDEIGTPFCVTVDFDTLEDNAVTVRERDSMKQERVSLDQIEGYLAQRLVGA; from the coding sequence GTGGCCGCCGACAAGATCGACACCATCGTCAGCCTGAGCAAGCGCCGTGGCTTCGTTTTCCCGTGCAGTGAGATCTACGGCGGACAGCGTGCCGCCTGGGACTACGGACCGCTGGGCGTCGAGCTCAAGGAGAACATCAAGCGCCAGTGGTGGCGCTACATGGTGACGTCGCGCGAGGACGTCGTCGGTATCGACTCGTCCGTCATCCTGGCCTCCGAGGTCTGGGTCGCCTCCGGCCATGTCGCCACTTTCACGGACCCGCTGACCGAGTGCACCTCGTGTCACAAGCGGTTCCGCGCGGACCACCTGGAAGAGGCCTACGAGGAGAAGAAGGGCCACGCCCCGGCGAACGGCCTGGCCGACATCAACTGCCCGAACTGCGGCAACAAGGGCCAGTTCACCGAGCCCAAGCAGTTCTCGGGTCTCCTCTCCACCCACCTCGGCCCGACGCAGGACTCCGGCTCCGTCGCCTACCTGCGCCCCGAGACCGCCCAGGGCATCTTCACCAACTTCGCCCAGGTGCAGACCACCTCGCGCCGCAAGCCGCCCTTCGGCATCGCGCAGATGGGCAAGTCCTTCCGCAACGAGATCACGCCCGGCAACTTCATCTTCCGGACCCGCGAGTTCGAGCAGATGGAGATGGAGTTCTTCGTCAAGCCGGGCGAGGACGAGAAGTGGCAGGAGTACTGGATGGAGCAGCGCTGGAACTGGTACACGGGCCTCGGCCTGCGTACCGAGAACATGCGCTGGTACGAGCACCCGAAGGAGAAGCTCTCCCACTACTCCAAGCGCACCGCCGACATCGAGTACCGCTTCCAGTTCGGCGGCAGCGAGTGGGGCGAGCTCGAGGGTGTCGCCAACCGCACCGACTACGACCTCGGTGCCCACTCCAAGGCGTCCGGCCAGGACCTCTCCTACTTCGACCAGGAGGCCGGCGAGCGCTGGACCCCGTACGTCATCGAGCCCGCGGCCGGTGTCGGCCGCGCGATGCTGGCCTTCCTCCTCGACGCGTACGTCGAGGACGAGGCGCCCAACGCCAAGGGCAAGATGGAGAAGCGCACGGTGCTGCGCCTCGACCACCGTCTCGCGCCGGTGAAGGTCGCGGTGCTGCCGCTGTCCCGCAACCCCGAGCTGTCGCCGAAGGCCAAGGGCCTCGCCCAGGCGCTGCGTCAGAACTGGAACATCGAGTTCGACGACGCCGGTGCCATCGGCCGCCGTTACCGCCGCCAGGACGAGATCGGCACGCCGTTCTGCGTGACCGTCGACTTCGACACCCTCGAGGACAACGCGGTGACCGTCCGCGAGCGTGACTCGATGAAGCAGGAGCGGGTGTCCCTCGACCAGATCGAGGGCTACCTGGCCCAGCGCCTCGTCGGCGCCTAG
- a CDS encoding chitinase encodes MLRRTLSLLAAALATACLTQLPAAAPASAADTCAVKSRPAGKVLQGYWENWDGSANGVHPPFGWTPITDARIPAHGYNVLNAAFPVIRSDGTALWEDGMDAGVKVATPAEMCRAKASGQTILLSIGGAAAGIDLSSSAVADRFVATIVPILKKYNFDGIDIDIETGLVGSGSIGRLSPSQANLIRIIDGILARMPSGFGLTMAPETAYVTGGSVTYGSIWGAYLPIVKKYADNGRLWWLNMQYYNGSMYGCSGDSYAAGTVQGFTAQTDCLDRGLVVQGTTVRVPYDKQVPGLPAQPGAGGGHMSPSLVSQAWKHYGGSLKGLMTWSVNWDGSKNWTFGDNVKALQGR; translated from the coding sequence ATGCTCCGCCGCACCCTGTCCCTGCTCGCCGCCGCGCTCGCCACGGCCTGTCTCACCCAGCTCCCGGCCGCCGCCCCCGCCTCCGCCGCCGACACCTGCGCGGTGAAGTCCCGGCCGGCCGGCAAGGTGCTCCAGGGCTACTGGGAGAACTGGGACGGCTCGGCCAACGGCGTCCACCCGCCCTTCGGCTGGACCCCGATCACCGACGCGCGCATCCCCGCCCACGGCTACAACGTGCTCAACGCGGCCTTCCCGGTGATCCGTTCGGACGGCACGGCGCTGTGGGAGGACGGCATGGACGCCGGCGTCAAGGTGGCCACGCCCGCCGAGATGTGCCGGGCCAAGGCGTCCGGGCAGACGATCCTGCTCTCCATCGGCGGTGCCGCGGCCGGCATCGACCTGTCGTCCTCCGCCGTGGCCGACCGGTTCGTGGCGACGATCGTGCCGATCCTGAAGAAGTACAACTTCGACGGCATCGACATCGACATCGAGACGGGCCTGGTGGGCAGCGGGAGCATCGGCCGGCTCTCCCCCTCGCAGGCGAACCTGATCCGGATCATCGACGGGATCCTCGCGCGGATGCCGTCCGGCTTCGGCCTGACGATGGCCCCGGAGACGGCGTACGTCACCGGCGGCAGCGTCACCTACGGCTCGATCTGGGGCGCGTACCTGCCGATCGTGAAGAAGTACGCGGACAACGGCCGGCTGTGGTGGCTGAACATGCAGTACTACAACGGCAGCATGTACGGCTGCTCGGGCGACTCGTACGCGGCGGGCACGGTGCAGGGCTTCACCGCGCAGACGGACTGTCTGGACAGGGGCCTGGTGGTGCAGGGCACGACGGTCAGGGTGCCGTACGACAAGCAGGTGCCGGGCCTGCCCGCCCAGCCGGGCGCGGGCGGCGGCCACATGTCACCGTCACTGGTCTCCCAGGCGTGGAAGCACTACGGCGGCTCGCTCAAGGGCCTGATGACCTGGTCCGTCAACTGGGACGGCTCGAAGAACTGGACCTTCGGCGACAACGTGAAGGCCCTTCAGGGCCGTTGA
- a CDS encoding Fur family transcriptional regulator, which translates to MTTAGPPVKGRATRQRAAVAAALDEVDEFRSAQELHDMLKHKGDSVGLTTVYRTLQSLADAGEVDVLRTSEGESVYRRCTSGEHHHHLVCRACGRAVEVEGPAVEKWAEAIAAEHGYVNVAHTVEIFGTCAECAAG; encoded by the coding sequence GTGACGACCGCTGGACCGCCCGTGAAGGGTCGCGCGACCCGCCAGCGCGCAGCCGTGGCGGCGGCCCTGGACGAGGTCGACGAGTTCCGCAGCGCGCAGGAACTGCACGACATGCTCAAGCACAAGGGCGACTCGGTCGGCCTGACCACGGTCTACCGCACCCTGCAGTCCCTCGCCGACGCGGGCGAGGTCGACGTCCTGCGCACGTCCGAGGGCGAGTCCGTCTACCGCCGCTGCACCAGCGGGGAACACCACCACCACCTGGTCTGCCGCGCCTGCGGCAGGGCCGTCGAGGTCGAGGGCCCCGCCGTCGAGAAGTGGGCGGAGGCGATCGCCGCGGAACACGGCTACGTCAACGTGGCCCACACGGTCGAGATCTTCGGCACCTGCGCGGAGTGCGCCGCGGGTTGA
- a CDS encoding MFS transporter, giving the protein MSETVTTAKAVRTAAAAPALGGPGLFTVLLAAALPLVDFFIVNVALPAIGTDLAAGEAVLELVVAGYGVAYAVLLVLGGRLGDLFGRRRLFLGGMAAFGLTSLACGLAPGAWGLVAARVAQGASAAAMLPQVLATIQSATTGARRARAMSLYGATAGLSMVAGQILGGVLVAADVAGTGWRSVFLVNVPVVAAGLVLAVRYVPETRSRRPEPVDVPGTVLLALSLLTLLAPLTEGRAAGWPLWTWVSLAAFPVVAGAFWAVERRADRAGRTPLVPPSLLALASLRRGLLLILPFSIGFSGFMFVIALALQQGAGLGPVQAGLALAPMAVVFLFVSLAGPRLIARHGTRVVTAGSVVQGVGVLLIVLAAWRDWPHLDFGSLLPGAAVAGAGQALQLPNVMRIVMSEVPAARAGVGSGVMVTTQQSALALGVATLGTLFLTLVPHLGMRNALVVTLLVQLAGTVLTGLLSLRLPRDIG; this is encoded by the coding sequence ATGAGCGAAACCGTCACCACCGCGAAGGCCGTCCGGACGGCGGCCGCCGCGCCCGCGCTCGGCGGGCCAGGACTGTTCACCGTCCTGCTGGCCGCGGCCCTGCCGCTGGTCGACTTCTTCATCGTCAATGTCGCTCTGCCGGCCATCGGCACGGACCTCGCCGCGGGCGAGGCCGTGCTGGAGCTGGTCGTGGCCGGTTACGGGGTCGCGTACGCCGTGCTGCTGGTGCTCGGCGGGCGGCTCGGGGACCTGTTCGGCCGGCGTCGTCTGTTCCTCGGCGGCATGGCGGCGTTCGGGCTCACCTCGCTGGCCTGCGGGCTCGCCCCCGGCGCCTGGGGCCTCGTCGCGGCGCGGGTCGCGCAGGGCGCGTCCGCCGCGGCGATGCTGCCGCAGGTGCTCGCCACCATCCAGTCCGCCACGACGGGTGCGCGCCGGGCCAGGGCGATGAGCCTGTACGGCGCCACGGCCGGGCTGTCCATGGTGGCCGGGCAGATCCTGGGCGGGGTGCTCGTGGCCGCGGATGTCGCCGGTACCGGGTGGCGCTCGGTCTTCCTCGTCAACGTGCCCGTGGTGGCGGCCGGGCTGGTGCTCGCCGTCCGGTACGTGCCGGAGACCAGGTCGCGGCGTCCGGAGCCGGTGGACGTGCCGGGCACGGTCCTGCTCGCGCTGTCCCTGCTGACGCTGCTCGCTCCGCTCACCGAGGGCCGGGCGGCGGGCTGGCCGCTGTGGACGTGGGTGTCGCTGGCGGCGTTCCCGGTCGTCGCCGGGGCGTTCTGGGCCGTGGAACGGCGGGCGGACCGGGCGGGCCGGACCCCGCTGGTGCCGCCCAGTCTGCTGGCGCTGGCCTCGCTGCGGCGCGGACTGCTGCTGATCCTGCCGTTCTCCATCGGTTTCAGCGGGTTCATGTTCGTCATCGCGCTCGCGTTGCAGCAGGGCGCCGGGCTGGGGCCGGTGCAGGCGGGGCTGGCGCTCGCGCCGATGGCGGTGGTGTTCCTGTTCGTCTCGCTGGCCGGACCGCGGCTGATCGCCCGCCACGGCACCCGCGTGGTCACCGCCGGGTCCGTCGTGCAGGGCGTCGGTGTGCTGCTGATCGTGCTGGCCGCCTGGCGGGACTGGCCGCACCTGGACTTCGGGTCGCTGCTGCCGGGCGCGGCCGTGGCCGGTGCCGGGCAGGCGCTGCAACTGCCCAATGTGATGCGGATCGTGATGTCCGAGGTGCCGGCCGCCCGGGCGGGCGTCGGCAGCGGTGTGATGGTCACCACCCAGCAGTCCGCGCTCGCCCTGGGCGTGGCCACGCTCGGCACGCTGTTCCTGACCCTGGTTCCGCATCTGGGCATGCGGAACGCGCTGGTCGTCACGCTGCTGGTGCAGTTGGCCGGGACCGTGCTGACGGGCCTGCTCAGCCTGCGGCTGCCCCGCGACATCGGCTGA
- a CDS encoding metal ABC transporter permease: MEFLDFAFMQRALLAAVLVGLTAPAIGIYLVQRRQALMGDGIGHVAMTGVGLGFLLSTSPVWMATAVSVLGAVLMELIRWYGRTRGDIALAMLFYGGMAGGVMLINLAPGGSNANLTSYLFGSLSTVSPSDVNAICVLAAIVLLVTLGLRRQLFAVSQDEEFARVTGLPVRALNLLTAVTAAVTVTVAMRVVGLLLVSALMVVPVAAAQQLSRSFAATFAIAVAIGVGVTVGGTITSYYQDVPPGATIVLLTIAAFVALTALAAPLARRRARAAAAAQPAGDPAECAIPAGRRAGDEVGV; this comes from the coding sequence ATGGAATTCCTCGACTTCGCCTTCATGCAGCGGGCGCTGCTCGCCGCCGTGCTGGTCGGCCTCACCGCGCCCGCGATCGGCATCTACCTGGTCCAGCGCCGCCAGGCCCTGATGGGCGACGGCATCGGGCACGTGGCCATGACGGGCGTCGGCCTCGGCTTCCTGCTCTCCACCTCGCCGGTGTGGATGGCGACGGCCGTCTCGGTGCTCGGCGCCGTCCTGATGGAGCTGATCCGCTGGTACGGCAGGACGCGCGGCGACATCGCCCTCGCCATGCTCTTCTACGGCGGCATGGCCGGCGGTGTCATGCTGATCAACCTCGCGCCGGGCGGCTCCAACGCCAACCTGACGTCGTACCTGTTCGGCTCGCTGTCGACGGTGTCACCGTCCGACGTGAACGCGATCTGCGTGCTCGCCGCCATCGTCCTGCTCGTCACCCTGGGGCTGCGCCGGCAGCTGTTCGCGGTCAGCCAGGACGAGGAGTTCGCGCGGGTCACCGGGCTTCCGGTGCGCGCGCTGAACCTGCTGACGGCGGTCACCGCCGCGGTGACCGTGACGGTCGCGATGCGCGTGGTCGGGCTGCTGCTCGTCTCCGCTCTGATGGTGGTGCCGGTGGCCGCGGCCCAGCAGCTCAGCCGGAGTTTCGCCGCCACGTTCGCGATCGCCGTCGCGATCGGCGTGGGCGTCACCGTCGGCGGCACGATCACCTCGTACTACCAGGACGTCCCGCCCGGCGCGACCATCGTGCTGCTCACCATCGCCGCGTTCGTCGCGCTGACGGCACTGGCCGCTCCGCTGGCCCGCCGACGCGCTCGGGCGGCCGCCGCCGCACAGCCCGCCGGGGACCCCGCGGAATGCGCGATTCCGGCCGGCAGGCGGGCCGGGGACGAGGTCGGCGTCTGA